DNA from Halogeometricum sp. S1BR25-6:
CGCCTTCTGCGAATCGGTGACGGCGACGTCGACGTTCCACTCGTTTAGCAGGAACTCGTCGCCGCCGATGGAGGTGACGCCGTCGACGACGAACGTCGCGTCGTGTTCGGCGGCTATCTCGCCCACCTCGGCGACGGGGTTCAGGATACCCGTGCTCGTCTCGTTGTGGACCATCGTCACTACCTCGGTGTCGTCGGTGACGGCCTCGCGCACGCCGTCGAGGGAGAGCGAGGTGCCCCACTCGGCCTCGACGCGCGTCGCCTCGCCGGCGTGGCGGTCGGCGATACGGGCGAAGCGGCGTCCGAACTTGCCGTTGACGAGCGAGACGACTTCGTCGTCCCCGCCGGCGAGGTTGGCGACGGCCGACTCCATGCCCATCGTCGCCGTCCCGTTCAGGACGAGCGACGTGCCGCCCGACTCGGGGGCCGTCGACGACTCGTCGAGCGTCGACTGCGTGAACACGTAGTCCAACCCGTCCTGTGCGCGTTCGTAGACCGCCTCGAAGTCGGCGGACCGGTGCGAGACCATGGGTTCGTCCATCGCCGCCGACACCTCGTCGGTCACCGGCACCGGGCCGGGGTTGAGGAGGAGAAACTCCTCCGCGTCCTCTGTCATAGGTGGTCGATTGTGGTCCCCACGAATAAGCGATGCGGGTGCGTGCAAACGTCGCCGTCGCTACCGTTCGTTCACACGGGTCCGCGCGACTCGACCCGGGGCGTTTCCGATGACTTTTCGCGCCGGCGGACCGACGGGCAGGCAATGAGCGACGAGGCCGAGGCGGGTGCCGACGAACGCGGAGACGAACCGAAGTACGCCGACTCCTCGAACCCCTACCTCACCGACCCGGACGCCGACTTCGAACCGGTCGGCTCGCTCTCGCGCGAGGCGGCCGAACGAGAGGCCGAACGGCTCCGAGAAGCGATCAGAGAGCACGACTTCAGATACTACGTCGCCGCCGACCCCCTCGTGGCCGACCGGACGTACGACGCTCTGTTCTCTCGGTTGCAGGACCTCGAAGACGCCTTCGAACTCGACGACGAGTCGAGTCCGACGCGACGCGTCGGCGGCGAACCGCTGGACGAACTCGACACGGTCGAACACGTCGCGCGGATGCTCTCTATCGACCAGTCCGTCGAGGAGGAGGACGTGCGCGAGTTCGACCGGCGGGTGCGCGACGCGGTGGGGGAGGTGACGTACGTCTGCGAACCCAAGTTCGACGGCCTCTCCGTGGAAGTGGTCTACGAGGACGGCGAGTACGTCCGCGCGGCCACCCGCGGCGACGGTGACAGGGGCGACGACGTGACCGAACAAGTGAGAACGATTCGCTCCGTGCCGCTCCGCCTGCGCGGCGACCACCCCGAGTTCCTCGCCGTCCGCGGCGAGGTGTACATGCCGAAAGACGCGTTTCGGGACCTGAACCGCGAGCGAGTCGAAGAGGGTGAAGAGCCGTTCGCCAACCCGCGCAACGCCGCCGTCGGCACCCTCCGACAACTCGACCCCTCGGTCACCGCCGGTCGGCCGCTGGAGTGTTTCCTCTACGACGTGCTCGACGCCAGCGAGGTGCCCGAGACGCAGTCGGCGACGCTCGACCGATTGGAGGCGTGGGGCCTGCGGACGAACGGGAAGGTGGAGGCCGCCGAGACAATCGACGACGCCATCGACTACCGCGAGGAGATGATGGCCGCGCGCGCGGACCTGAACTACGAGATAGACGGCACCGTCGTCAAAGTCGACCGGCGGGACCAACGCGAGGAACTCGGCGCGACGAGTCGTTCCGTCCGGTGGGCGTTCGCGTACAAGTTCCCCGCCCGAACGGAGGTGACGACGGTGACGGACGTGGTGGTACAGGTGGGCCGGACGGGCCGCCTGACACCCGTCGCCCTCCTCGAACCCGTCGACGTGGGCGGCGTCACCGTCTCGCGGGCGTCGCTGCACAACCCCGAGGAAATCGAGCGACTCGGCGTCGACGTCGGCGACGAGGTGCGTATCAAGCGCGCGGGCGACGTGATTCCCGACGTGGAGGAGGTGGTCGAAAAACGCGCCGAGGGAACGTTCGCGTTCCCCGAGGCGTGTCCCGTCTGCGGGAGTCCGGTCGAACGCGAGGGACCGCTGGCGTTCTGTACGGGCGGACTGGCCTGCGAGGCGCAACTCGTGCGCGCCGTCGACCACTACGCGATGCGCGGCGCGTTGGACATCGAGGGTCTCGGCGGCGAACGCGTCGAGCAGTTGGTCGACGCCGGCCTCGTCGAGGGGCTTCCGGACCTCTACCGACTCGAACGCGAGGAGGTGGCCGAGTTGGAGGGGTGGGGCGACACCAGCGCGGACAACCTCGTCCGCGAAATCGAGGCGGCCAAATCGCCGTCGCTGTCGGCGTTCCTCGTCGGTCTCGGCGTGCCCGAAGTCGGCGGGTCGACGGCGCGGAACCTCGCCCGCGCGTTCGGCAGCCTCGACGCCGTGATGGACGCCTCGAAAGAGGAGTTAGAGGAGGTCGAGGACGTGGGGCCGACCGTCGCCGAGAAGATACGCGAGTTCTTCGACGCCGAGACGAACCGCGAGGCCGTCGCGGAACTGCGCGAACTCGGGGTCGAACCCGAGGCGGAGGAGACGTCGGGGGACGGCGGCGACGAACTGGCGGGACTCACGTTCGTCTTCACCGGGTCGCTGTCGGTGACGCGCGGGGCGGCGCAGGACCTCGTCGAGGCGCACGGCGCGAACGCAACCGGGAGCGTCTCGGGGAACACGGACTACCTCGTCGTCGGCGAGAACCCCGGGCAGTCCAAGCGCGACGACGCCGCCGAGAACGACGCGGCGGAACTGGACGAGGCGGCGTTCGAGTCCCTCCTCGAAGAACGCGGCGTCGACTACCCGCCGTAGCCGTCCGGACCGCCCGACCGAGACGCTAAGTTCTCACGAGACGACGGGTTTCGGTGGTTTGAAGCGTGCTGACAGCCCACATACAACTTGGTCTTCCGACCGAGTAGACATGATCGACGATGATTCGGCTCTCGCGGAGTACGAGGGGTACGACTGGGAGCACCTCTCGGGCGTCCCCTCGCCCGACGCGCTGTTCCGCGTGCTTTCGCACCGACGGCGGCGGCGCGTCCTCTGGTTTCTCCTCGAACGGCCGGAGACGACTCTCGGGGAGGTGGCCGACGTCCTCGTGGGGTGGGAACTGAAAGACGGCGACGACGCCGCCGGCCCCGACGACCACCGGCGGGTACTGATTGCGCTCCACCACCGTCACCTCCCGATACTCGAAGGCAGCGGCCTCGTGGAGTACGACGTCGAGACGGGGTCGATACGCTTCTCCTCGCCGCCGGAGCCGGTCACGGTGCTCATCAAGTTCAGCTACCAGTACGAGCGGGCCGTCGCGGGCCGGGGTGCATGAGGTAGGTATGGAAAGCGGCGAGGACGGTCTGGGGGCGATACTGGCGGCCGCCGAGCGGCGCCGCAAGACCGTCACGTACTACGCGCCGGAGACCGGCGACCTCGCGGAGCGATTGGACACCCGAAATCTCGACGTCGAGTTCCGGCCGACGCCGCCGGGGGGACCCGAACCGTTCCTCGTCGTCCGGGACGAGGGGGGGTTCCGGGGGGCGATGCCCGTCAGCGCCCTCCGCGAGCACGTGGTCGCTCGGAACCGGCGCGGGGCGGCGGCCGAGGACTCCGAGGCGCGCGCCATCGCCGTCGAACTGCTGGACGACACGGTGTTCGCGTCGCTGACCAAACGGCAACTGCTGCGGACCACGCGGGAGTTCGAGGACCGCGCGTGGCGAGTGGGAACCGGGGCGTTGCACGCGGGGTTCCAGTCGGCGGCGGCGTTCGCACCCCAGCGAGAGCTGTACCGCGCGTTGGCGGCCGAGACGGCGCTGGACCTGCACGTCTACGTCGCGGATGGAGACGGGGTCGAACCGCTCTCGGAACCGAACGCGACGCTGCACACCGACCCCGCCGCGGAGGTCGGCCGCTACTGGTTCTTCGTGTTCGACGGCGGGGAGGAACCCGAGCAGGCGGTGACGCTCGTCGCCGAAGAGCAATCCGACGGCTCCTTCCGCGGCGTCTGGACGTACGACCCGGACCTCGTCGACCGAGCGCTGTCGCTCCTCCCGTCGGTCGAGGGGGAGCGGTGAAGGAGGCGGGTCGAAAAAATCGCGGCGGCCGACGAACCCGGTTACAGGTCCCGTTCGCGGAAGACGTAGTAGCCGACGACGGTGGGGACGACGACCCAGGCGAGGAATATCAGCAGCATCACGCCTCCCGAGAGGTAGACGGGGACGCCGCCCTGCGCGGGCGCGAACTGGTTGCCGACGACGAACGCCTCGCCCGTCGTGGCGCCGGTGAGGCGGGCCTGCGCGGGTCCGTAGTACACCTGCGCGACGAGCGTCTCGTACGTCCGGAGCGGGTTGAGATACTTGAGGAACAGCCCGATTTTCACCCGCGTGAAGTCCGCTAAGGCGCCCGCGCCGGCTTCCTCGGCGGCGTAGTTGAGGAGTTTGGGGATGCCCTCGGCGATGGGCTTCCAGAGGATGCCGAAGATGAGGTACAGTCCCAGCGTCGCGAGCGTCGCCTCGCGGTTGGAGTCGGCGACGGCGGAGATGCCGAGACCGACGGAGACGAACGCGAGACCGAGGAGCACCGTCAGCGCGACGACGGGCGCCAGCGACTCGACGCTCATCGTCGTCCCCGTCGCGAGGAAGACGACGAACGCCGCGAGGAAACCGACGAGGAGGGAGGCGGCGACGACGGCGCCGCGGCCGAGGAACTTCCCGGCCATCAGGTCGCGCCGCGAGTTCGGCAGCGACAGCGCGAGTTTAATCGTCCCGGTCTCCCGCTCTTCAGTGATCGACCCGTACGACGTCGACAGCGCGACGAAACCGAGCACGAGGGCGAGCAGACCGGGGAACGAGAGCCTGAATATCCCGAGGTCGGCGAAGAAGCCGAACAGGTTGGAGGTGTCGTTCAACTGCGGGGGGAGGAGGACGCCGAACATGAGGAACGACGCGCCGCCGACGAACAGGACGAAAAAGAGCGTCGCCCCGTGGAGCCACCGCGAGCGGACGGAGTCGTCGAACTCCTTCCGGGCGACCGCTTGCCACGTCATGCGCGCGCCTCCTGTCCGTCGGCCGACTCGTCGGACGTCTCGTCGGTCCCGTCGACTCCGTGGCCGGTGTACGAGAGGAACAGGTCTTCGAGCGACGCCTCGCGCGTCTCGAAGTCGGTCACGTCGAGTCCCTGGGACTCCAACTCGTCGATGACGGCCATCTTGGCGTCGCCGACGCAGGAGACGGTGAGCGAGTCGGCGGCGTCGTCGACGGTGACGGAGTGGACGCCGTCGAGGGCGGTGACCGCCTCGGCGTTCAGCGCCGAGACGTCCCCGGACACTTCGACTCGGAGCGTGGCGTCGGCGTCGGACTTCTCGCGCAGGCTATCGACGCTGTCGACGGCGACGAGTTCGCCCTCGCGCATGATGCCGACGCGGTCGCAGACGGCGTCGACCTGTTCGAGAATGTGACTGGAGAAGAACACGGTCGTGCCGCGTTCGGCCTCCTCGGCGACGATGTCGCGCATCTCCTTGGCCCCGGCCGGGTCGAGGCCGGAGGAGGGTTCGTCGAGGACGAGCAGGTCCGGGTCGCCGACGAGCGCCATCGCCAGGGCGAGGCGCTGGCGCATCCCCTTCGAGTAGCCGCCGGCCTTCCGGTCGGCGGCGTCGGCGATGCCGACCCGTTCGAGGACGGCGTCTATCTCGGCCTCGTTCTCGTCGAGTCGCTTGGAGGAGGCGGCGAACTCGACGTGCTGCCGCCCGGTGAGGCGGTCGTACACGTCGAATCCTTCGGGGAGGACGCCGGTCCGCGCGCGGACGTCGACGCTCTCGGCGCGGGCGTCGAAACCGAGGACGCGAATCGCGCCCTCGGTGGGGCGGACAAAGTCGAGGAGCATGTTGATGGTGGTCGATTTCCCCGCCCCGTTGGGACCGAGGAACCCGAACACTTCGCCCTCCTCGACCGTCAGCGAGAGGTTTCTGACTGCGGTAACGTCGTCGGAACGCTCGGCGTTCCGAACGGAGTCGAGGAGGCGCGAGAGTCTCCCGCCCTCCTCGAATCGTTTCGTTACCCCGTCGAGTTCGATGGCGGCCATGGGCGTGGGTAGTCCGTTCTCGGGATAAAGCGTTTGGTGCGAAAATCAGCGTTGAGATTGGGAGCGGCTCTGGGGAGGTTTCGGGTCGGTAGCCGCGCTTAGAGTTCGTCGTCGGGGGCGTACTGCTCGCGGACGCGTTCGACCTCGCTTCGGTAGCGCTCGCGCGTCTCGGCGTCGTCGACGGGTTCGAGGTCCGCGGCCGCCACCGCCGTCGCTGCGGTGGCCTCGGTGCCGCGCTGGCGCATTATGGTCGCCGAAATCTGTTTGCGCCGCACCCTGTCGCCCGTCGGCGTCGCGTACACGAGGTCGATGAGGCCGCGGTCGGTGTAGGTCCGTTCGACGAGCCAACACCGGACGCTCTCGCCGGCGTCGGCGGAGTCAGGGTCGGGGTCGGAATCGGAGTCGCCCATGCCGACGCCTCGGACAGCGGACGCTTGACGCTGTCGACTAAGTGGCTTCCGAACAGTCTCGAAGTCGATCCGAGGGCAGCGCCGAGAAGTGAGTAACCCGCGACGCCCTCGGCCCCGAATTGTCATATTATAAATGTAATCTCAGAAAGTATTAACTTGTATCAAAACAGTCGTCCAGATAGCATGGGGCGGGAAGATATCGGAACACTGTACGAGATGCTATCGACCGACCGACGACGGCGTGCGCTCGCGGCGTTGAAGGAAGCGGAGGGACCGCTGGACCGCGGTGAGTTAGCGCGGCGAATCGTCGCCCGCCGTTCGGCCGACGGGCCGGGCGGCGCCGGACCGACCGAGGCGCCGGCGAGGAAGGTCGAGATATCCCTCAGTCACGTCCACCTGCCGAAACTGGAGGCGGGTGGGGTGGTGGAACGGACCGGAGAGGAGGAGTATGACGTGACCCCGCTGGGGCACGACCTCGAACGCGCCGCGCGGGCCTTCGAGACACGTCTCGACGCCGAGACGTGGGAAGTCGAAGACGGCCCGGCACCGACGAACTAGTCGCTAGTCGGGCCGTCGCGCCCGCCAACGACGCGACGGCGAGCGGCCGCGGCCGCCGCGAATAACCCGATTTTCCGCGCGGTCGCCGCGCTTCGAGAGCGTCGCGTCCGAACCCGCGCGTCAACCTCAAGCCGTTCGGGGCGTAACCTCGCGTAGATGGATGCGAGCGACGTCCGCGAGCGAGCGAGCGACCTCCCGACGGGGCCCGGCGTCTACCAGTTCCTCGACGGCGACACCGTGCTGTACGTCGGCAAGGCCGTCGACATCCGCGCGCGGGTCCGGTCGTACGCCGACCCGCGTGGCGAGCGCATCCGGCGGATGGTCGACCACGCTGCGACCATCGACTTCGCCGTCACGGACACCGAAACGCAGGCGCTCCTCCTCGAAGCCAACCTCATCAAGCGGCACCAACCGCGGTACAACGTTCGCCTGAAGGACGACAAGTCCTACCCGCTCGTCCAACTGACGGACCACTCCGTCCCGAGAATCGACGTGACGCGCGACCCGGAGGAAGGGTCGACGGTGTTCGGACCGTACACCGACAAGGGCCGGGTCGAAACCGTGGTGAAGGCCTTGCGGGAATACTACGGCATCCGCGGCTGTTCGGACCACAAGTACGCCAACCGCGACCGCCCCTGTCTGGACTACGAGATGGGACTCTGCACGGCCCCCTGTACCGGCGAGATATCCGAAGAGAACTACCTCGCGGACGTAGAGTCGGTCGTCCGTTTCTTCGAGGGCGAGACGGGCGTCCTCGCGGACCCCCTCCGCCGGACGATGGAGGAGGCCGCCCAAGAGGAGAACTTCGAGCGCGCCGCCAACGCCCGCGACAGACTCGAAGCGGTGGAGTCGTTCCACGGCGCGGGCGAGGAGGCGGTCTCCTCACAGTCCGACGAGCGCGCCGTCGACGTCCTCGGCGTCGCCATCGAGGGCGACGCGGCCACCGTCGCGCGCCTGCACAGCAAGCGCGGTCAACTGGTCGACCGCTCCCGCCACCGCCTCGACGCCCCCGAAGGCGGCGAGCGTTCCGCCGCCGTCCTCTCGGCCTTTCTGCCCCAGTACTACGCCGAACGCGAGTTGCCCGACGCCGTCCTCCTCTCGGAACGCCCGGACGACGAGGACGTGCTGGAGTGGTTGCGCGTCGAGGGCGTAAACGTGCGCGTTCCGGGCGCCGGCCGCGAGGCTAAACTGGTCGAACTCGCGCTGAAGAACGCCCGACGCGGCCCGGCCCGAAACGACGAACTCGGCGCGCTCTCGGACGCGTTAGGCCTTCCCGGGATTTCCCGCATCGAGGGGTTCGACGTGAGCCACGCGCAGGGAAAGGCCGTCGTCGGCAGCGACGTCTGCTTCGTCGACGGCGACGCCGTGAAAGCCGACTACCGACGGAAGAAGTTACCAGAACGAAACGACGACTACGACAACATGCGGGCGCTGATCCGCTGGCGGGCCGAGCGCGCCGTCGAAGGGCGGGACGACAGGCCGGACCCCGACCTGCTGCTCATCGACGGCGGGGACGGTCAACTCGGCGCGGCGACGGACGCCTTGGAGGAAGTCGGCTGGGACGTGCCCGTCGTCGCCCTCGCGAAGGACCGCGAGTTGGTCATCACGCCCGACCGGGTGCACGACTGGCCCGCCGACTCGCCGCACCTGCACGTCCTGCAACGCGTCCGCGACGAGTCGCACCGCTTCGCCGTCCAGTACCACCAGACGCTCCGCGACGACGTGCGGACCGTCCTCGACGACGTGCCGGGCATCGGCGAGAAGACGCGGCGCGCGCTCTTACGTCGGTTCGGCAGCGTCGAGAACGTCCGCGGCGCGACGGTGTCGGACCTGACGGACGTGCCGGGCGTCGGCGAGAAGACGGCGGCGACGCTCAAAGAGCGGCTGTAGGAACCGAGTCTCCACTCAGGGTTCGAGGCCCCGCGCCCAGTCCACCGCGTCCTGCGGCGTGTCGGGCGTCTCGACGACGGCGTTCGTGCCGCGGAGGCGCCCGCGGAGCGCAACCTGCTTGGCCGTCGGACCGACGAACGCCACGCGCCGGATGCCGAACTCGTCTATCTCGGCCGCGAGCGCGTCGAAGCGCTCGAAGAACCACTTGCTGATTCCGCCGCCGTCGGCGAGGACGAACACCGAC
Protein-coding regions in this window:
- a CDS encoding pyridoxal-phosphate-dependent aminotransferase family protein, whose product is MTEDAEEFLLLNPGPVPVTDEVSAAMDEPMVSHRSADFEAVYERAQDGLDYVFTQSTLDESSTAPESGGTSLVLNGTATMGMESAVANLAGGDDEVVSLVNGKFGRRFARIADRHAGEATRVEAEWGTSLSLDGVREAVTDDTEVVTMVHNETSTGILNPVAEVGEIAAEHDATFVVDGVTSIGGDEFLLNEWNVDVAVTDSQKALAAPPGVSAMWLSSAIEGKLDGESAPFYEDLEWHLRKAESHQTPFTSAVPLFRALAVAVEDIVEETMPTRIRRHRRQAAAFREGFDAMGLDLFADLKEGSDYSNTVTAVSLPEAVYGDDSDAFFDGVAERNVSISGGQAHLGGEIFRVSNMGGLPDDAILRGVRTVGEAMADAGVDVDVEAGLDAARAELDAVESAPADD
- the ligA gene encoding NAD-dependent DNA ligase LigA — its product is MSDEAEAGADERGDEPKYADSSNPYLTDPDADFEPVGSLSREAAEREAERLREAIREHDFRYYVAADPLVADRTYDALFSRLQDLEDAFELDDESSPTRRVGGEPLDELDTVEHVARMLSIDQSVEEEDVREFDRRVRDAVGEVTYVCEPKFDGLSVEVVYEDGEYVRAATRGDGDRGDDVTEQVRTIRSVPLRLRGDHPEFLAVRGEVYMPKDAFRDLNRERVEEGEEPFANPRNAAVGTLRQLDPSVTAGRPLECFLYDVLDASEVPETQSATLDRLEAWGLRTNGKVEAAETIDDAIDYREEMMAARADLNYEIDGTVVKVDRRDQREELGATSRSVRWAFAYKFPARTEVTTVTDVVVQVGRTGRLTPVALLEPVDVGGVTVSRASLHNPEEIERLGVDVGDEVRIKRAGDVIPDVEEVVEKRAEGTFAFPEACPVCGSPVEREGPLAFCTGGLACEAQLVRAVDHYAMRGALDIEGLGGERVEQLVDAGLVEGLPDLYRLEREEVAELEGWGDTSADNLVREIEAAKSPSLSAFLVGLGVPEVGGSTARNLARAFGSLDAVMDASKEELEEVEDVGPTVAEKIREFFDAETNREAVAELRELGVEPEAEETSGDGGDELAGLTFVFTGSLSVTRGAAQDLVEAHGANATGSVSGNTDYLVVGENPGQSKRDDAAENDAAELDEAAFESLLEERGVDYPP
- a CDS encoding DUF7344 domain-containing protein, producing the protein MIDDDSALAEYEGYDWEHLSGVPSPDALFRVLSHRRRRRVLWFLLERPETTLGEVADVLVGWELKDGDDAAGPDDHRRVLIALHHRHLPILEGSGLVEYDVETGSIRFSSPPEPVTVLIKFSYQYERAVAGRGA
- a CDS encoding DICT sensory domain-containing protein — its product is MESGEDGLGAILAAAERRRKTVTYYAPETGDLAERLDTRNLDVEFRPTPPGGPEPFLVVRDEGGFRGAMPVSALREHVVARNRRGAAAEDSEARAIAVELLDDTVFASLTKRQLLRTTREFEDRAWRVGTGALHAGFQSAAAFAPQRELYRALAAETALDLHVYVADGDGVEPLSEPNATLHTDPAAEVGRYWFFVFDGGEEPEQAVTLVAEEQSDGSFRGVWTYDPDLVDRALSLLPSVEGER
- a CDS encoding ABC transporter permease codes for the protein MTWQAVARKEFDDSVRSRWLHGATLFFVLFVGGASFLMFGVLLPPQLNDTSNLFGFFADLGIFRLSFPGLLALVLGFVALSTSYGSITEERETGTIKLALSLPNSRRDLMAGKFLGRGAVVAASLLVGFLAAFVVFLATGTTMSVESLAPVVALTVLLGLAFVSVGLGISAVADSNREATLATLGLYLIFGILWKPIAEGIPKLLNYAAEEAGAGALADFTRVKIGLFLKYLNPLRTYETLVAQVYYGPAQARLTGATTGEAFVVGNQFAPAQGGVPVYLSGGVMLLIFLAWVVVPTVVGYYVFRERDL
- a CDS encoding ABC transporter ATP-binding protein, giving the protein MAAIELDGVTKRFEEGGRLSRLLDSVRNAERSDDVTAVRNLSLTVEEGEVFGFLGPNGAGKSTTINMLLDFVRPTEGAIRVLGFDARAESVDVRARTGVLPEGFDVYDRLTGRQHVEFAASSKRLDENEAEIDAVLERVGIADAADRKAGGYSKGMRQRLALAMALVGDPDLLVLDEPSSGLDPAGAKEMRDIVAEEAERGTTVFFSSHILEQVDAVCDRVGIMREGELVAVDSVDSLREKSDADATLRVEVSGDVSALNAEAVTALDGVHSVTVDDAADSLTVSCVGDAKMAVIDELESQGLDVTDFETREASLEDLFLSYTGHGVDGTDETSDESADGQEARA
- a CDS encoding DUF7344 domain-containing protein, producing MGREDIGTLYEMLSTDRRRRALAALKEAEGPLDRGELARRIVARRSADGPGGAGPTEAPARKVEISLSHVHLPKLEAGGVVERTGEEEYDVTPLGHDLERAARAFETRLDAETWEVEDGPAPTN
- a CDS encoding excinuclease ABC subunit C — encoded protein: MDASDVRERASDLPTGPGVYQFLDGDTVLYVGKAVDIRARVRSYADPRGERIRRMVDHAATIDFAVTDTETQALLLEANLIKRHQPRYNVRLKDDKSYPLVQLTDHSVPRIDVTRDPEEGSTVFGPYTDKGRVETVVKALREYYGIRGCSDHKYANRDRPCLDYEMGLCTAPCTGEISEENYLADVESVVRFFEGETGVLADPLRRTMEEAAQEENFERAANARDRLEAVESFHGAGEEAVSSQSDERAVDVLGVAIEGDAATVARLHSKRGQLVDRSRHRLDAPEGGERSAAVLSAFLPQYYAERELPDAVLLSERPDDEDVLEWLRVEGVNVRVPGAGREAKLVELALKNARRGPARNDELGALSDALGLPGISRIEGFDVSHAQGKAVVGSDVCFVDGDAVKADYRRKKLPERNDDYDNMRALIRWRAERAVEGRDDRPDPDLLLIDGGDGQLGAATDALEEVGWDVPVVALAKDRELVITPDRVHDWPADSPHLHVLQRVRDESHRFAVQYHQTLRDDVRTVLDDVPGIGEKTRRALLRRFGSVENVRGATVSDLTDVPGVGEKTAATLKERL